The following coding sequences lie in one Arachis ipaensis cultivar K30076 chromosome B03, Araip1.1, whole genome shotgun sequence genomic window:
- the LOC107629520 gene encoding pentatricopeptide repeat-containing protein At4g01570-like, whose amino-acid sequence MVDWWQRNRASKKLGDILIVASITKALSESGGTRNLSPSLKLAHSIILNVLSNPSLHPSNKLHFFFWSRSHSSSPLPSVTAYSTLFCTLSHPAHLHHVPALLHSLKQGSLLLDSHSFKLLLDASILSSNFDLALQLLDYMQDLGSNLQPHIYSSVLVALVRKNQVPLALSIFFKLLDSTADGFDSNTANELLVSLRKASMKVEFKQVFDRLREKKGFYFDTWGYNICIYAFGCWGDLGASLTLFKEMKLKDKEELLDYGSRGHTCSSVGPDLCTYNSLISVLCKVGRVNDALKVFQELKEGSGHEPDKFTYRILVQGCSKTYRVHDATVIFNEMQNNGFRPDPVIYNSMLDGFLARKVKEACQLFEKMVEEGTKTSCWTYNILVDGLLKNGRPEAAYTLFCDLKKKGQFVDGVTYSIIVLQFCREGQLEEALQLVEEMESRGFVVDLTTITSLLISIHRHGRWDWMDRLMRHVRESDLVLSVLKWKAGMEASLKNAKSKRKDYSPMFPSKGDFSDVMSFITNAQDVTLDSQHGSDFQDKESSDNKFDEWSSSPHLDKLAESSLSTSHLFTPSRAQRVQEKGLDSFDIDMVNTFLSIFLAKGKLSLACKLFEIFTDAGVDPVSYTFNSMMSSVVKRGYFTEALAILNQMGENLCPTDIATYNMIIQSLGKMGRADLASAVLDRLLKQGGYLDVDMYNTVINVLGKAGRIDGANNFFEQMKSSGINPDVVTYNTLIEIHSKAGRLKDAYKFLKMMLDAGCPPNHVTDTTLDYLGKEIDKLRYQKASILSSRDDAS is encoded by the coding sequence ATGGTGGATTGGTGGCAAAGAAACCGTGCATCAAAAAAActgggagacattctcattgtgGCCTCCATCACCAAAGCTCTCTCCGAATCAGGAGGAACACgcaacctctctccctctctcaaaCTCGCACATTCCATCATCCTCAACGTCCTTTCCAACCCCTCCCTCCACCCTTCCAACAAGCTTCATTTCTTCTTCTGGTCTCGTTCCCATTCTTCCTCCCCTCTGCCCTCCGTCACTGCCTACTCCACCCTCTTCTGCACTCTCTCCCACCCCGCCCATCTCCACCATGTCCCAGCCCTCCTCCACTCCCTCAAACAAGGCTCCCTCCTTCTCGATTCCCACTCCTTCAAGCTTCTCCTCGATGCTTCCATCCTCTCTTCTAACTTCGATTTGGCTCTACAACTCTTGGATTACATGCAAGATCTTGGCAGCAACTTGCAACCTCACATCTATAGCTCTGTCCTCGTTGCTCTCGTTAGGAAGAACCAAGTCCCACTGGCTTTGTCCATCTTTTTCAAGCTTCTTGATTCTACTGCGGATGGTTTTGATTCCAACACAGCCAATGAGTTGTTGGTTTCTCTTAGGAAAGCAAGCATGAAGGTGGAGTTCAAACAAGTTTTTGATAGGCTTAGAGAGAAGAAAGGTTTTTATTTTGATACTTGGGGCTACAACATTTGCATCTATGCATTTGGTTGTTGGGGTGATCTTGGTGCTTCTTTGACCCTCTTCAAGGAGATGAAGCTGAAGGATAAAGAGGAGTTGCTGGATTATGGTTCCCGCGGCCACACTTGTTCTTCTGTTGGACCTGATTTGTGCACTTATAACAGTCTCATTAGTGTGCTTTGTAAGGTTGGCAGAGTCAATGATGCACTTAAAGTGTTTCAAGAGCTTAAAGAAGGATCTGGCCATGAACCTGATAAGTTCACTTATAGGATCCTTGTGCAAGGTTGTTCCAAGACTTACAGAGTACATGATGCCACCGTGATTTTCAATGAGATGCAGAATAACGGATTTCGCCCCGATCCTGTTATTTATAATTCTATGCTTGATGGATTCTTGGCCAGGAAGGTTAAAGAAGCCTGCCAACTGTTTGAGAAAATGGTTGAAGAAGGCACGAAGACATCTTGCTGGACATATAACATTCTGGTTGATGGCTTGCTTAAAAATGGGAGACCTGAAGCCGCGTATACTCTCTTCTGCGACCTCAAGAAGAAAGGCCAGTTCGTCGATGGGGTTACTTACAGCATCATTGTGCTGCAATTTTGTCGAGAGGGTCAACTTGAGGAGGCACTACAATTGGTGGAAGAGATGGAAAGCAGAGGTTTTGTTGTTGATCTCACTACGATAACATCGCTCTTGATTAGCATTCATAGACATGGTCGCTGGGATTGGATGGACAGGCTTATGAGGCATGTGAGGGAGAGTGATCTGGTGCTTAGTGTTCTCAAGTGGAAAGCTGGAATGGAGGCTTCTTTGAAGAACGCAAAGAGCAAGAGAAAGGATTATTCGCCAATGTTCCCTTCCAAAGGAGACTTTAGTGACGTCATGAGCTTCATAACTAATGCTCAGGACGTCACCCTTGATTCACAGCACGGTTCAGATTTTCAAGACAAGGAGAGTTCCGATAACAAATTTGATGAGTGGTCATCATCCCCACACTTGGATAAATTGGCCGAGTCCTCGCTTAGCACTTCCCATCTATTTACTCCTTCTCGTGCTCAAAGAGTTCAAGAAAAGGGGCTAGATTCTTTTGATATTGATATGGTGAATACTTTCTTGTCTATATTCCTGGCCAAGGGAAAGTTGAGCTTGGCTTGCAAGTTATTTGAAATTTTCACTGATGCAGGTGTGGATCCTGTGAGTTACACTTTTAATTCTATGATGAGCTCCGTTGTCAAAAGGGGTTATTTCACTGAAGCTTTGGCTATCCTGAACCAAATGGGAGAAAATCTTTGCCCAACTGATATAGCAACATACAATATGATAATTCAAAGTTTAGGAAAGATGGGAAGAGCAGATCTGGCCAGTGCTGTTCTTGATAGGCTGCTGAAGCAAGGTGGCTATCTCGATGTAGATATGTATAACACAGTTATCAATGTTCTGGGAAAGGCAGGCCGAATTGATGGGGCGAACAACTTCTTCGAGCAAATGAAGAGCAGTGGGATAAATCCCGATGTTGTCACATATAATACATTAATTGAAATTCACAGCAAGGCAGGACGGTTGAAGGATGCGTATAAGTTCTTGAAAATGATGTTGGATGCTGGGTGTCCTCCTAACCATGTAACGGACACGACATTGGATTATCTGGGAAAGGAAATCGATAAACTGAGATACCAGAAGGCATCAATTTTGAGTTCAAGAGATGATGCTTCTTGA